Proteins co-encoded in one Hymenobacter swuensis DY53 genomic window:
- a CDS encoding pyruvate carboxylase: MNIRKLLVANRGEIAIRVLRAATELGIQTVAIYTYEDRYSLHRYKADEAYQVGRDDEPLKPYLDIEGIIRTAKANGVDAIHPGYGFLSENATLARRCGEEGIIFVGPRPEVMDALGDKVAAKRVAVACQVPIIESSERDLTDLDVALEEAHRIGYPLMLKAASGGGGRGMRVIRDDEQLERGFFEARNEALKAFGDDTVFLEKFVEQPKHIEVQLVADNHGGLTHLYERDCSVQRRYQKVVEVAPSLNLPDHLRHLLYEYALRLGRAVNYNNVGTVEFLVNPEQDRIYFIEVNPRIQVEHTVTEMITGIDLIKTQLHIADGRRLQDPEIGLGPDVTPLKIGVAIQCRITTEDPEQDFKPDYGTITAYRSAGGFGIRLDQGSVYTGVKVSPFFDSLLVKVSTHAPSLAEAATKMARTLDEFRLRGVSTNIQFLQNIIAHPVFMAGEANVDFIKDHPELFRFKRRQDRATRVLSFLGDVIVNGNPDVRGLLDPKRELRKARLPEADLAAAPPAGTKQKLTELGPDCFAQWLRAEKQVHYTDTTLRDAHQSLLATRMRTFDMLKVAERYARQHPQTFSLECWGGATFDVALRFLHEDPWERLAKLRAAVPNILLQMLIRGANGVGYKAYPDNLTEQFVQQAAETGIDVFRIFDSLNWMPGMEACIGFVRNKTDRLAEASICYTGDILDPKRNQKYNLDYYLRLARQIEDAGAHILCIKDMAGLLKPYAATELISALRATVSLPIHLHTHDTSSLQAATYLKAVEAGVDVLDVALGSLSGLTSQPNFNSVVEMLRGQERHREFDQKSLNEFSNYWETVREYYYPFESGLKAGTSEVFQHEIPGGQYSNLRPQAASLGLLDKFETVKTTFADVNLLFGDIVKVTPSSKVVGDMALFLVSNNLTTHDVLEKGAGLNFPESVRELFRGDIGQPEGGWPAELQKLILKDEQPFTDRPNEHLAPIDFAAEEQRFEEKFGRAGKFTDVLSWLLYPKVFEQYWQFREDHGDVAVVPTPVFYYGLQPGEETIIDIARGKSIIVGLQSIGPVNEDGCRTIFFNLNGQTRNLEIRDTSVEVKCIFNLKADKGNPRQLGAPLQGMLSRVLVESGQQVRKNEPLFIIEAMKMETTITAPDDTTIQAVSLTEGSMVNADDLVLTLG, from the coding sequence ATGAACATCCGCAAACTGCTGGTCGCCAACCGGGGCGAAATTGCCATTCGCGTGCTGCGCGCTGCTACCGAGCTGGGCATCCAGACCGTTGCCATCTACACCTACGAGGACCGCTACTCCCTGCACCGCTACAAGGCCGACGAAGCCTACCAAGTGGGCCGCGACGACGAGCCGCTGAAGCCTTACCTCGATATTGAGGGCATCATCCGCACCGCCAAGGCCAATGGGGTTGATGCTATTCACCCCGGCTACGGCTTCCTGAGCGAAAACGCCACCCTGGCCCGCCGTTGCGGCGAGGAAGGCATCATCTTCGTGGGGCCGCGCCCGGAGGTAATGGATGCCCTCGGCGACAAAGTGGCTGCCAAGCGGGTGGCCGTGGCGTGCCAGGTGCCCATCATCGAAAGCAGTGAGCGGGACCTGACCGACCTCGACGTGGCCCTGGAAGAAGCCCACCGCATCGGCTACCCGCTGATGCTGAAAGCGGCCAGCGGCGGTGGCGGGCGGGGTATGCGCGTGATTCGGGACGATGAGCAGCTGGAGCGCGGCTTCTTCGAGGCCCGCAACGAGGCCCTCAAGGCCTTCGGCGATGATACCGTGTTCCTGGAGAAGTTTGTGGAGCAGCCCAAGCACATTGAGGTGCAGCTGGTAGCCGACAACCACGGCGGCCTCACCCACCTCTACGAGCGAGACTGCTCGGTGCAGCGCCGCTACCAGAAGGTGGTGGAAGTAGCACCTTCACTCAATTTGCCCGACCACCTGCGCCATCTGCTATACGAGTATGCGCTGCGCCTGGGCCGGGCCGTGAACTACAACAACGTGGGCACCGTGGAATTCCTGGTGAACCCCGAGCAGGACCGCATCTACTTCATCGAGGTGAACCCGCGCATTCAGGTAGAGCACACCGTGACGGAGATGATTACAGGCATCGACCTGATCAAAACCCAGCTCCACATTGCCGACGGCCGCCGCCTCCAGGACCCCGAAATCGGGCTGGGGCCGGACGTGACGCCGCTCAAAATCGGGGTGGCCATCCAGTGCCGCATCACTACTGAAGACCCGGAACAGGATTTCAAGCCCGACTACGGCACCATCACGGCCTACCGCTCGGCGGGTGGCTTCGGCATCCGTCTCGATCAGGGCTCGGTGTACACCGGCGTGAAAGTGTCGCCGTTCTTCGATTCCCTGTTGGTGAAAGTCTCGACGCACGCCCCTTCGCTGGCCGAGGCCGCCACTAAGATGGCCCGCACCCTCGATGAGTTCCGGTTGCGCGGGGTGAGCACCAACATCCAGTTTCTGCAGAATATTATTGCCCACCCGGTATTCATGGCCGGCGAGGCCAACGTCGACTTCATCAAGGACCACCCGGAGCTGTTCCGGTTTAAGCGGCGGCAGGACCGCGCCACCCGCGTACTCAGTTTCCTGGGCGACGTGATTGTGAACGGCAACCCCGACGTGCGCGGCCTGCTCGACCCCAAGCGCGAACTGCGCAAGGCCCGTCTGCCTGAGGCTGACCTGGCCGCCGCGCCGCCCGCCGGCACCAAGCAGAAGCTCACTGAGCTGGGCCCTGACTGCTTTGCCCAGTGGCTGCGGGCCGAAAAACAGGTGCATTACACCGACACCACCCTACGCGACGCCCACCAGAGCCTGCTGGCCACCCGCATGCGCACCTTCGATATGCTGAAGGTGGCCGAGCGCTACGCCCGTCAGCATCCGCAAACCTTCTCGTTGGAATGCTGGGGCGGGGCTACGTTCGATGTGGCCTTGCGCTTTCTGCACGAAGACCCCTGGGAACGACTGGCCAAGCTGCGCGCCGCCGTGCCCAATATCTTGCTCCAGATGCTGATCCGCGGGGCCAATGGCGTGGGCTACAAGGCCTATCCTGATAACCTCACGGAGCAGTTTGTGCAGCAGGCCGCCGAAACCGGCATCGACGTATTCCGCATCTTCGATTCGCTGAACTGGATGCCGGGCATGGAGGCCTGCATCGGGTTCGTGCGGAATAAAACCGACCGGCTGGCCGAGGCCAGCATCTGCTACACCGGCGACATTCTGGACCCTAAACGCAACCAGAAGTACAACCTCGACTACTACCTGCGCCTGGCCCGCCAGATTGAAGACGCCGGCGCGCACATCCTCTGCATCAAGGATATGGCCGGGCTGTTGAAGCCCTACGCCGCCACCGAGCTGATTTCGGCCCTGCGCGCCACCGTCAGCCTCCCCATCCATTTGCACACCCACGACACCAGCAGCCTGCAGGCTGCCACCTACCTGAAGGCCGTGGAAGCGGGCGTAGATGTGCTCGACGTGGCTCTGGGCAGCCTTTCGGGCCTTACCTCGCAGCCCAACTTCAACTCGGTGGTGGAGATGCTGCGCGGGCAGGAGCGCCACCGTGAGTTCGACCAGAAGTCGCTCAACGAATTCTCGAACTACTGGGAAACCGTGCGCGAGTATTACTACCCGTTCGAGTCGGGCCTGAAGGCGGGTACCTCGGAAGTATTCCAGCACGAAATTCCGGGCGGGCAGTACTCTAACCTGCGGCCCCAAGCCGCCTCGCTGGGCCTGCTGGATAAGTTCGAAACCGTGAAAACGACCTTCGCCGACGTCAACCTGCTGTTTGGGGACATTGTGAAGGTAACGCCCAGTTCCAAAGTGGTGGGCGACATGGCCCTGTTCCTGGTCAGTAACAACCTCACCACCCACGACGTGCTGGAGAAAGGGGCGGGCCTGAACTTTCCCGAATCGGTGCGGGAGCTATTCCGCGGCGACATCGGGCAGCCCGAAGGCGGCTGGCCGGCGGAACTGCAAAAGCTCATCCTCAAAGACGAGCAGCCCTTTACCGACCGCCCCAACGAGCACCTGGCCCCCATTGATTTTGCGGCCGAGGAGCAGCGGTTCGAGGAGAAATTCGGGCGGGCCGGCAAGTTCACCGATGTGCTGTCGTGGCTGCTGTATCCGAAAGTATTCGAGCAGTACTGGCAGTTCCGCGAAGACCACGGCGACGTGGCCGTGGTGCCGACCCCGGTCTTCTACTACGGCCTGCAGCCTGGCGAGGAAACCATCATTGACATTGCCCGGGGCAAGAGCATCATTGTGGGCCTACAAAGCATTGGGCCGGTGAACGAGGACGGCTGCCGCACCATCTTCTTCAACCTAAATGGCCAAACCCGCAACCTTGAAATCCGAGATACGAGCGTAGAAGTCAAGTGCATCTTCAACCTCAAGGCCGACAAAGGCAACCCGCGCCAGTTGGGGGCCCCGCTCCAGGGCATGCTCAGCCGCGTGCTGGTGGAAAGCGGCCAGCAGGTGCGCAAAAACGAGCCGCTGTTTATCATCGAGGCCATGAAGATGGAAACCACCATCACCGCCCCCGACGATACCACTATTCAGGCCGTGAGCCTAACGGAAGGCAGCATGGTAAACGCCGACGACCTAGTACTGACGCTGGGGTAA
- a CDS encoding META domain-containing protein → MRLSLPLLLLLGACQTTAPTTETTTSAAPATPPAELRGTRWLLHALDKQPTTPTAGKEVYLQLNTTELQAEGQAGCNRFRGNIELPATGQLRFGPLMATKMACPDLTIETGFMSALNAARTYRISRDTLRLYGEPAGLPLAELHKGQ, encoded by the coding sequence ATGCGCCTTTCCTTGCCTCTGCTCCTGCTGCTGGGGGCCTGTCAGACAACAGCTCCTACAACGGAAACTACCACTTCTGCTGCTCCAGCTACTCCACCCGCCGAGCTACGGGGCACCCGCTGGCTTCTGCACGCTCTCGACAAACAACCAACTACCCCTACGGCTGGCAAGGAGGTGTATCTGCAACTCAATACCACCGAGCTACAGGCAGAAGGACAGGCGGGGTGCAACCGTTTTCGGGGTAATATTGAGTTGCCCGCCACCGGTCAGCTACGCTTTGGACCGTTGATGGCTACCAAAATGGCCTGCCCTGATCTAACCATCGAAACCGGGTTTATGAGTGCGCTGAACGCCGCCCGCACCTACCGCATCAGCCGTGACACACTGCGGCTATACGGGGAACCTGCAGGGCTACCTCTGGCGGAGTTGCACAAAGGTCAATAG
- the rhuM gene encoding virulence protein RhuM/Fic/DOC family protein, with product MEPTQDILLYQSADGRAQLEVQLQNETLWLTQAQMVALFGRDQSVISRHLRTVFQTGELVESDCVRSATDFPVFTAEKSETTSMQKMHRSSEGAKKRDGRPADYYNLDVIISVGYRVNSRQGTQFRQWATQVLRQYLVQGFALNEKRLREDARKLTELKRLLQLQGELLENQELTPDQTTALLRVLSDYARALDVLDQYDHQRLRITGTTPDTPFELTYEAALQAVDGLRQQFGGSVLFGREKDESFQSSVRTIYQSFDGVELYPSAEEKAAHLLYFVVKNHSFFDGNKRIAAFLFVWFMDKNHCLYKPDGSRRLADNALVALTLLIAESKPEDKDVMVKLVVNLINQEN from the coding sequence ATGGAGCCAACCCAGGATATTCTGCTCTACCAATCGGCCGATGGCCGTGCCCAACTCGAAGTACAGCTCCAGAACGAAACCCTCTGGCTCACCCAGGCCCAGATGGTGGCGTTGTTTGGTCGCGACCAAAGCGTTATTAGCCGCCACTTGCGCACTGTTTTTCAGACAGGTGAACTAGTCGAATCCGACTGTGTGAGAAGCGCGACTGACTTTCCCGTTTTCACGGCTGAAAAGTCGGAAACGACTTCTATGCAAAAAATGCATAGAAGTTCAGAAGGAGCAAAAAAGAGGGACGGCCGCCCGGCCGACTACTATAACCTCGACGTCATCATCTCCGTCGGGTACCGGGTGAACTCCCGGCAGGGCACGCAGTTCCGGCAGTGGGCCACGCAGGTGCTGCGGCAGTATCTGGTGCAGGGTTTTGCGCTGAACGAGAAGCGGTTGCGCGAGGACGCCCGTAAGCTTACGGAGCTGAAACGGCTGTTGCAGCTGCAGGGCGAGCTGCTGGAAAACCAGGAGCTGACGCCCGACCAAACCACGGCCCTGCTGCGCGTGCTCAGCGACTATGCCCGGGCCCTCGACGTGCTTGACCAATACGACCACCAGCGCCTGCGCATCACCGGCACCACGCCCGATACGCCCTTCGAGCTGACCTACGAGGCCGCTTTGCAGGCTGTGGACGGCCTGCGCCAGCAGTTCGGGGGCAGCGTGCTGTTCGGGCGGGAGAAGGATGAGTCGTTCCAAAGCTCAGTTCGCACGATTTACCAGAGTTTTGACGGCGTAGAGCTGTACCCCAGCGCGGAAGAAAAAGCAGCCCACCTGCTCTACTTCGTGGTGAAAAACCATTCCTTTTTCGATGGCAATAAGCGCATTGCGGCCTTCCTATTCGTGTGGTTCATGGATAAGAACCACTGCCTCTACAAACCCGACGGCTCCCGCCGCCTCGCCGACAATGCCCTGGTGGCCCTTACCCTGCTAATTGCCGAAAGCAAGCCGGAGGACAAGGATGTCATGGTGAAGCTGGTGGTCAACCTGATCAACCAGGAAAACTGA
- a CDS encoding M20/M25/M40 family metallo-hydrolase produces the protein MRKFPPFVLFLALFSANVYAQKKPAIAPLTAGVSAATVERIVRTLAADDMQGRATGKPGSLKAAEFLAAEFQRIGLEPLPGLTSFAQTFPAYEARTAAAFVSINGSNVSPDKLLLISGQPHLNWTEADEPAARVVTIGPKDNLMKDVRALLDPKENTIVFVDPTQAAAFARVAGYVKRGGLRADKPAPFTTLLILAPPAPTPLKFQVAATTTIRTVELRNVVGVLPGKDAARATEQVVFSGHYDHLGFLPAVVGDSIANGADDDASGTTAVVALAEYFKKKNDNARPLVFVAFTAEEIGGFGARHFSKQLNPQQVVAMFNIEMIGKQAKFGPNTAFITGFDRSDFGKMLQDNAKGTVFRFEPDPYPEQNLFFRSDNATLARLGVPAHTISTDQIPTDKKYHSVDDEVESLDLPNMTAVITAIGRAAVGIVSGQQTPTRIAPETVKQ, from the coding sequence ATGCGAAAATTCCCCCCCTTCGTTCTGTTCCTCGCTCTGTTCAGTGCCAACGTTTATGCTCAGAAAAAACCAGCCATTGCCCCACTGACAGCCGGTGTTTCGGCCGCTACGGTAGAACGGATAGTGCGTACCCTAGCCGCTGATGATATGCAGGGCCGCGCCACCGGCAAGCCTGGCAGCCTGAAAGCCGCCGAGTTTCTGGCCGCTGAATTCCAGCGCATCGGTCTGGAGCCGCTGCCGGGTCTGACGTCTTTCGCCCAGACATTTCCGGCCTATGAGGCCCGTACGGCGGCCGCCTTCGTGTCCATCAACGGTAGCAATGTAAGCCCGGATAAGCTGCTGCTGATTTCCGGCCAGCCGCACCTGAACTGGACGGAGGCCGATGAACCCGCTGCCCGCGTTGTCACCATTGGTCCCAAAGACAACCTGATGAAGGACGTGCGGGCACTGCTCGACCCTAAGGAAAACACTATTGTGTTTGTGGACCCCACGCAGGCGGCCGCGTTTGCCAGAGTGGCTGGCTACGTGAAACGCGGCGGCCTGCGGGCCGATAAGCCGGCTCCGTTCACCACCTTGCTTATTCTGGCGCCTCCGGCCCCTACGCCCCTTAAGTTTCAAGTGGCCGCTACCACCACCATCCGCACGGTGGAGTTGCGTAATGTGGTGGGCGTGCTGCCTGGCAAAGATGCCGCCCGCGCCACCGAGCAGGTGGTGTTCAGCGGCCACTACGACCACCTGGGCTTCCTACCCGCCGTGGTCGGTGACTCCATTGCCAACGGGGCCGACGATGACGCCAGCGGCACTACTGCTGTGGTAGCCTTGGCCGAATATTTCAAGAAGAAGAACGATAACGCCCGCCCGCTGGTGTTCGTGGCCTTCACGGCCGAGGAAATTGGCGGTTTCGGAGCCCGGCATTTCTCGAAGCAACTCAATCCCCAGCAGGTGGTGGCCATGTTCAACATCGAAATGATTGGCAAGCAGGCCAAATTTGGACCCAACACCGCCTTCATTACCGGTTTTGATCGGTCGGATTTTGGCAAGATGCTGCAGGATAACGCCAAAGGCACTGTGTTCCGCTTCGAGCCCGACCCGTACCCCGAGCAAAACCTATTCTTCCGCTCCGACAACGCCACCTTGGCCCGCTTGGGTGTACCCGCCCACACCATCAGCACCGACCAGATTCCGACCGACAAGAAGTATCATTCCGTGGACGATGAAGTCGAAAGCTTGGATCTGCCCAACATGACGGCCGTTATTACGGCCATTGGCCGGGCTGCCGTCGGCATCGTCAGCGGCCAGCAGACCCCCACCCGCATTGCGCCTGAAACGGTAAAGCAATAG
- a CDS encoding SDR family NAD(P)-dependent oxidoreductase → MEFADKNILIVGASSGIGLATARLLHGLGANLYTASRHQSAELAELGTTFLELDVTKPIGTALDSLPEVLHGVVYCPGSIKLRPFERIPVEDFRGDFELNVLGAVQVLQASMKRLKKAGGASVVLFSTVAADTGMAFHASIATSKAAVEGLTRALAAEYAASGVRVNAVAPSLTNTPLAAALLNTPEKAEASAKRHPLQRIGEPEDLAYMASFLLSDHGSFITGQVLPVDGGMSRLK, encoded by the coding sequence ATGGAATTTGCCGACAAAAACATCCTCATCGTAGGGGCTTCCTCAGGTATTGGCCTCGCTACGGCGCGGCTGCTGCACGGCCTGGGCGCCAACCTCTACACCGCCTCCCGCCACCAGTCGGCCGAGCTGGCCGAGTTGGGCACCACCTTCCTGGAGCTGGACGTGACCAAACCCATCGGCACGGCGCTGGATAGCCTGCCGGAAGTGCTGCACGGCGTGGTGTACTGCCCCGGCAGCATCAAGCTGCGGCCCTTCGAGCGGATTCCGGTGGAGGATTTCCGCGGGGATTTTGAGTTGAACGTGCTGGGCGCGGTGCAGGTGCTGCAGGCCAGCATGAAGCGGCTGAAGAAAGCCGGCGGAGCCTCGGTGGTGCTGTTCAGCACCGTTGCCGCCGATACGGGCATGGCGTTCCACGCCAGCATTGCCACCTCCAAAGCCGCCGTAGAGGGCCTCACCCGCGCGCTGGCCGCCGAATACGCCGCCAGCGGCGTGCGGGTAAACGCCGTGGCCCCGTCGCTCACCAACACCCCGCTGGCCGCCGCCCTCCTCAACACGCCCGAAAAAGCCGAAGCCAGCGCCAAGCGCCACCCGCTGCAGCGCATCGGCGAGCCCGAGGATCTGGCTTACATGGCCTCCTTCCTCCTCTCCGACCACGGCTCCTTCATCACCGGCCAGGTACTGCCCGTAGACGGCGGCATGAGCCGGTTGAAGTAG